From a single Bacillus sp. NEB1478 genomic region:
- a CDS encoding HlyD family efflux transporter periplasmic adaptor subunit, producing the protein MSRGRLIITNIIAFIVVLALVAGGTYYYIQNSNYVSTDNAKVTGDLFSITAPANGKLSDWNIEEGKTVKKADQIGTISGEKTAEIVSPADGTIIKKQANTDQMVQAGQTLASEVNMDALYVIANIKEDEIKDIHEGDQVDITVDGDENTVLDGNVEKIGYATNSLFSLMPKSNDDANYTKVTQTVPVKISITNSTDKVLPGMNAEVKISKK; encoded by the coding sequence ATGTCTAGAGGTCGTTTAATCATTACCAACATCATCGCATTTATCGTAGTACTTGCTCTTGTTGCAGGAGGAACTTACTACTATATACAAAACAGTAACTATGTATCCACAGATAACGCTAAAGTAACAGGTGATTTATTCAGTATCACCGCTCCTGCAAACGGAAAACTATCCGACTGGAACATTGAAGAAGGAAAGACAGTGAAGAAAGCTGATCAAATCGGTACCATTTCCGGTGAAAAAACAGCTGAAATCGTTTCTCCTGCAGATGGAACGATAATTAAGAAGCAAGCAAACACAGATCAAATGGTTCAAGCGGGCCAGACTCTTGCCAGTGAAGTAAACATGGATGCGCTCTATGTAATAGCCAACATTAAAGAAGATGAGATAAAAGACATTCACGAAGGTGACCAAGTGGACATTACCGTTGACGGTGATGAAAACACTGTACTTGACGGAAATGTTGAAAAAATCGGTTATGCTACAAACTCACTATTCTCATTAATGCCTAAGTCAAATGATGACGCCAACTACACAAAGGTAACTCAAACGGTACCAGTAAAAATTTCAATCACAAATTCAACAGACAAAGTATTGCCAGGTATGAACGCAGAAGTGAAAATTTCTAAAA